From Drosophila virilis strain 15010-1051.87 chromosome X, Dvir_AGI_RSII-ME, whole genome shotgun sequence, the proteins below share one genomic window:
- the LOC6633752 gene encoding glucose dehydrogenase [FAD, quinone], producing MSSAIVGAASAIGGAVTAATSNSWFIPMLMAAVAYFQYEEIMDPESKPSDVSSDDILDHYDFIVIGAGSAGAVVANRLTEVENWNVLLLEAGGDETELTDVPLMAGYLQLSKIDWQYKTEPSGKSCLAMQGGRCNWPRGKVLGGSSVLNYMLYLRGSKHDYDNWEALGNPSWSYRDALYYFKKSEDNTNPYLASTPYHATGGYLTVGEAPYHTPLAASFVEAGVEMGYDNRDLNGEKMTGFMIAQGTTRRGSRCSTSKAFLRPARLRPNLHISMNSHVTRIMIDPVSKLAFGVEFVKDQKLYHVRATKEVVLSGGSVNSPQLLMLSGVGPRKQLAKHRIPLIKELSVGENLQDHIGLGGLTFLVNQPVSIVENRFHTMSTVLQYAVFGQGPLTILGGVEGLAYVNTKYANSSLDWPDIEFHFVSGSTNSDGGSQLRKAHGLTDAFYRSVFEPINNRDAWSIIPMLLRPRSTGSIKLRSSNPFDYPYIFPNYLADEFDLKTLIEGVKVAVALSRTKAMQRFGSRLSSIRWPGCEQLPPFTDSYWECMVRRYTSTIYHPVGTCKMGPYWDKDAVVDAKLRVYGIRGLRVIDASIMPKLVSANTNAPVIMIAEKGSDMIKEFWIKNTIV from the exons ATGAGCTCGGCTATTGTGGGCGCTGCCTCGGCAATCGGCGGCGCGGTGACGGCGGCAACCAGCAACAGCTGGTTCATACCCATGCTAATGGCAGCGGTGGCCTATTTCCAGTACGAGGAGATCATGGATCCCGAGTCGAAGCCCAGCGATGTCAGCAGCGATGACATACTGGATCACTATGATTTCATAGTTATAGGCGCCGGCTCAGCCGGCGCTGTGGTAGCCAATCGCTTGACCGAGGTGGAGAACTGGAATGTGCTTCTGCTGGAGGCGGGCGGCGATGAGACGGAACTTACGGATGTGCCCCTCATGGCCGGGTATTTGCAGCTCTCCAAGATTGATTGGCAGTACAAGACGGAACCATCGGGCAAATCGTGTTTGG CTATGCAAGGCGGACGCTGCAACTGGCCCAGGGGCAAGGTTTTGGGTGGCAGCTCCGTGCTGAATTATATGCTCTATCTGCGCGGATCGAAGCACGACTATGACAACTGGGAGGCGCTGGGCAATCCCAGCTGGTCGTATCGCGATGCCCTGTACTACTTCAAGAAGTCAGAGGATAATACCAATCCGTACTTGGCCAGCACGCCCTATCATGCCACGGGCGGCTATTTGACGGTGGGCGAGGCACCCTACCATACGCCGCTGGCGGCCAGCTTTGTGGAGGCGGGCGTGGAGATGGGCTACGACAATCGCGATTTGAATGGCGAGAAAATGACAGGCTTTATGATTGCCCAGGGCACCACAAGGCGTGGCTCGCGCTGCTCCACCTCCAAGGCGTTCCTACGTCCGGCCCGACTGCGTCCCAATCTGCACATCTCGATGAACTCGCATGTGACACGCATTATGATCGATCCGGTTAGCAAGCTGGCATTCGGCGTCGAGTTTGTCAAGGACCAGAAGCTCTACCATGTGCGTGCCACCAAGGAGGTCGTGCTCTCCGGCGGCTCGGTGAACAGTCCCCAGCTCCTGATGCTCAGCGGGGTGGGTCCACGCAAGCAACTGGCCAAGCATCGCATACCGCTCATCAAGGAGCTGAGCGTGGGCGAGAATCTGCAGGATCACATTGGTCTGGGCGGGCTCACGTTTCTGGTCAATCAGCCGGTATCCATAGTGGAGAATCGCTTTCACACCATGTCCACGGTGCTGCAGTATGCGGTATTCGGCCAGGGTCCGCTCACCATTCTGGGCGGCGTCGAGGGTCTCGCCTATGTGAATACCAAGTATGCGAACAGCTCGCTGGACTGGCCGGACATAGAGTTCCATTTTGTGTCCGGCTCAACCAATTCCGATGGCGGTTCGCAGCTGCGCAAGGCGCACGGTCTGACGGACGCCTTCTATCGGTCCGTGTTCGAGCCGATTAACAATCGGGATGCCTGGAGCATAATACCCATGCTGTTGCGTCCACGCAGCACGGGCAGCATCAAGCTGCGCAGCAGCAATCCCTTCGACTATCCCTACATCTTTCCCAACTATCTGGCCGATGAGTTCGATCTGAAGACCCTTATCGAGGGCGTCAAGGTTGCCGTTGCGCTCTCCCGCACCAAGGCCATGCAACGCTTCGGCTCCCGGCTCTCCAGCATACGCTGGCCGGGCTGCGAGCAGCTGCCTCCGTTCACGGACAGCTACTGGGAGTGCATGGTCCGGCGATATACATCGACCATCTATCATCCCGTCGGCACCTGCAAAATGGGACCCTACTGGGACAAGGATGCGGTCGTCGATGCCAAGCTCCGGGTCTACGGCATCCGTGGACTGCGCGTCATCGATGCCAGCATCATGCCCAAGCTGGTCTCCGCCAATACGAATGCGCCGGTGATCATGATCGCCGAGAAGGGCAGCGATATGATCAAGGAGTTCTGGATCAAGAATACAATAGTCTAA
- the Flo2 gene encoding flotillin-2 isoform X5, producing the protein MSMVWMGTFKVVMIVGITWLVVRRSLSRFIGTLTVEEVYKDRDQFAALVREVAAPDVGRMGIEILSFTIKDVYDDVQYLASLGKAQTAVVKRDADAGVAEANRDAGIREAECEKSAMDVKYSTDTKIEDNTRMYKLQKANFDQEINTAKAESQLAYELQAAKIRQRIRNEEIQIEVVERRKQIEIESQEVQRKDRELIGTVKLPAEAESYRVQTIAQGKQCQTIEGARAEAERIRKIGSAEAHAIELVGKAEAERMRMKANVYKQYGDAAIMNIVLESLPKIAAEVAAPLAKTDEIVLIGGNDNVTNDVTRLVAQLPPSINALTGVDLSKVLAKIPGAKA; encoded by the exons ATGTCTATGGTATGGATGGGCACCTTCAAGGTGGTCATGATTGTGGGGATTACCTGGCTGGTGGTTAGACG ATCGCTGTCTCGCTTTATAGGAACGCTTACAGTCGAGGAGGTCTACAAAGATCGCGACCAGTTCGCAGCTCTGGTGCGCGAGGTGGCCGCACCTGATGTCGGCCGCATGGGCATCGAGATCTTGTCCTTTACCATCAAGGACGTCTACGACGATGTGCAGTATCTGGCCTCGCTGGGCAAGGCCCAGACCGCTGTGGTTAAGCGGGATGCCGATGCGGGCGTTGCGGAGGCAAATCGTGATGCCGGCATTCGGGAGGCCGAGTGCGAGAAGAGCGCCATGGATGTGAAGTACTCGACGGACACCAAGATCGAGGACAATACGCGCATGTACAAGCTGCAGAAGGCCAACTTCGATCAGGAGATCAACACGGCCAAGGCCGAGTCCCAGCTGGCCTACGAACTACAGGCGGCCAAGATACGCCAGCGCATCCGGAACGAGGAGATCCAAATCGAGGTCGTCGAGCGGCGCAAACAGATCGAGATCGAGTCGCAGGAAGTGCAGCGCAAGGATCGCGAACTTATCGGCACCGTCAAGCTGCCAGCCGAGGCCGAATCGTATCGTGTCCAGACCATTGCCCAGGGCAAGCA ATGCCAGACCATTGAGGGTGCACGGGCCGAGGCGGAGCGCATACGGAAGATCGGTTCCGCGGAGGCTCATGCCATTGAGCTGGTGGGCAAGGCGGAGGCGGAACGCATGCGGATGAAGGCGAATGTCTACAAGCAGTACGGCGATGCGGCCATCATGAATATAGTGCTGGAATCGTTGCCCAAG ATTGCCGCCGAGGTGGCCGCCCCATTGGCCAAGACGGATGAGATTGTGCTGATTGGTGGCAACGATAATGTGACCAACGATGTGACACGCCTCGTGGCACAGCTGCCTCCCTCGATCAATGCACTGACCGGGGTGGATCTGTCCAAGGTGCTGGCCAAGATACCCGGCGCCAAAGCGTGA
- the Flo2 gene encoding flotillin-2 isoform X1 has translation MGNIHTTGPNEALIVSGGCCGSTKKRTIVGGWAWAWWLVTDVQRLSLNVMTLDPLCENVETAQGVPLTVTGVAQCKIMKSSSYKNNDYANNEADELLGTASEQFLGKSVKEIKQTILQTLEGHLRAILGTLTVEEVYKDRDQFAALVREVAAPDVGRMGIEILSFTIKDVYDDVQYLASLGKAQTAVVKRDADAGVAEANRDAGIREAECEKSAMDVKYSTDTKIEDNTRMYKLQKANFDQEINTAKAESQLAYELQAAKIRQRIRNEEIQIEVVERRKQIEIESQEVQRKDRELIGTVKLPAEAESYRVQTIAQGKQCQTIEGARAEAERIRKIGSAEAHAIELVGKAEAERMRMKANVYKQYGDAAIMNIVLESLPKIAAEVAAPLAKTDEIVLIGGNDNVTNDVTRLVAQLPPSINALTGVDLSKVLAKIPGAKA, from the exons GTGGCTGCTGCGGCTCGACGAAGAAGCGAACGATCGTCGGCggctgggcctgggcctggtgGCTGGTGACGGACGTGCAGCGGCTCTCGCTGAATGTGATGACACTGGATCCGTTGTGCGAGAACGTGGAGACGGCTCAGGGCGTGCCGCTGACCGTGACGGGCGTGGCCCAGTGCAAGATCATGAAG TCATCTtcgtataaaaataatgattatGCTAACAACGAG GCCGACGAGCTGCTGGGCACAGCCAGCGAGCAATTCCTGGGCAAGAGCGTCAAGGAGATTAAGCAAACCATTTTGCAAACCCTGGAGGGTCACCTTCGTGCCATATTGG GAACGCTTACAGTCGAGGAGGTCTACAAAGATCGCGACCAGTTCGCAGCTCTGGTGCGCGAGGTGGCCGCACCTGATGTCGGCCGCATGGGCATCGAGATCTTGTCCTTTACCATCAAGGACGTCTACGACGATGTGCAGTATCTGGCCTCGCTGGGCAAGGCCCAGACCGCTGTGGTTAAGCGGGATGCCGATGCGGGCGTTGCGGAGGCAAATCGTGATGCCGGCATTCGGGAGGCCGAGTGCGAGAAGAGCGCCATGGATGTGAAGTACTCGACGGACACCAAGATCGAGGACAATACGCGCATGTACAAGCTGCAGAAGGCCAACTTCGATCAGGAGATCAACACGGCCAAGGCCGAGTCCCAGCTGGCCTACGAACTACAGGCGGCCAAGATACGCCAGCGCATCCGGAACGAGGAGATCCAAATCGAGGTCGTCGAGCGGCGCAAACAGATCGAGATCGAGTCGCAGGAAGTGCAGCGCAAGGATCGCGAACTTATCGGCACCGTCAAGCTGCCAGCCGAGGCCGAATCGTATCGTGTCCAGACCATTGCCCAGGGCAAGCA ATGCCAGACCATTGAGGGTGCACGGGCCGAGGCGGAGCGCATACGGAAGATCGGTTCCGCGGAGGCTCATGCCATTGAGCTGGTGGGCAAGGCGGAGGCGGAACGCATGCGGATGAAGGCGAATGTCTACAAGCAGTACGGCGATGCGGCCATCATGAATATAGTGCTGGAATCGTTGCCCAAG ATTGCCGCCGAGGTGGCCGCCCCATTGGCCAAGACGGATGAGATTGTGCTGATTGGTGGCAACGATAATGTGACCAACGATGTGACACGCCTCGTGGCACAGCTGCCTCCCTCGATCAATGCACTGACCGGGGTGGATCTGTCCAAGGTGCTGGCCAAGATACCCGGCGCCAAAGCGTGA
- the Flo2 gene encoding flotillin-2 isoform X4, giving the protein MGIEILSFTIKDVYDDVQYLASLGKAQTAVVKRDADAGVAEANRDAGIREAECEKSAMDVKYSTDTKIEDNTRMYKLQKANFDQEINTAKAESQLAYELQAAKIRQRIRNEEIQIEVVERRKQIEIESQEVQRKDRELIGTVKLPAEAESYRVQTIAQGKQCQTIEGARAEAERIRKIGSAEAHAIELVGKAEAERMRMKANVYKQYGDAAIMNIVLESLPKIAAEVAAPLAKTDEIVLIGGNDNVTNDVTRLVAQLPPSINALTGVDLSKVLAKIPGAKA; this is encoded by the exons ATGGGCATCGAGATCTTGTCCTTTACCATCAAGGACGTCTACGACGATGTGCAGTATCTGGCCTCGCTGGGCAAGGCCCAGACCGCTGTGGTTAAGCGGGATGCCGATGCGGGCGTTGCGGAGGCAAATCGTGATGCCGGCATTCGGGAGGCCGAGTGCGAGAAGAGCGCCATGGATGTGAAGTACTCGACGGACACCAAGATCGAGGACAATACGCGCATGTACAAGCTGCAGAAGGCCAACTTCGATCAGGAGATCAACACGGCCAAGGCCGAGTCCCAGCTGGCCTACGAACTACAGGCGGCCAAGATACGCCAGCGCATCCGGAACGAGGAGATCCAAATCGAGGTCGTCGAGCGGCGCAAACAGATCGAGATCGAGTCGCAGGAAGTGCAGCGCAAGGATCGCGAACTTATCGGCACCGTCAAGCTGCCAGCCGAGGCCGAATCGTATCGTGTCCAGACCATTGCCCAGGGCAAGCA ATGCCAGACCATTGAGGGTGCACGGGCCGAGGCGGAGCGCATACGGAAGATCGGTTCCGCGGAGGCTCATGCCATTGAGCTGGTGGGCAAGGCGGAGGCGGAACGCATGCGGATGAAGGCGAATGTCTACAAGCAGTACGGCGATGCGGCCATCATGAATATAGTGCTGGAATCGTTGCCCAAG ATTGCCGCCGAGGTGGCCGCCCCATTGGCCAAGACGGATGAGATTGTGCTGATTGGTGGCAACGATAATGTGACCAACGATGTGACACGCCTCGTGGCACAGCTGCCTCCCTCGATCAATGCACTGACCGGGGTGGATCTGTCCAAGGTGCTGGCCAAGATACCCGGCGCCAAAGCGTGA
- the Flo2 gene encoding flotillin-2 isoform X2, whose product MGNIHTTGPNEALIVSGGCCGSTKKRTIVGGWAWAWWLVTDVQRLSLNVMTLDPLCENVETAQGVPLTVTGVAQCKIMKMMNVYYFHHQADELLGTASEQFLGKSVKEIKQTILQTLEGHLRAILGTLTVEEVYKDRDQFAALVREVAAPDVGRMGIEILSFTIKDVYDDVQYLASLGKAQTAVVKRDADAGVAEANRDAGIREAECEKSAMDVKYSTDTKIEDNTRMYKLQKANFDQEINTAKAESQLAYELQAAKIRQRIRNEEIQIEVVERRKQIEIESQEVQRKDRELIGTVKLPAEAESYRVQTIAQGKQCQTIEGARAEAERIRKIGSAEAHAIELVGKAEAERMRMKANVYKQYGDAAIMNIVLESLPKIAAEVAAPLAKTDEIVLIGGNDNVTNDVTRLVAQLPPSINALTGVDLSKVLAKIPGAKA is encoded by the exons GTGGCTGCTGCGGCTCGACGAAGAAGCGAACGATCGTCGGCggctgggcctgggcctggtgGCTGGTGACGGACGTGCAGCGGCTCTCGCTGAATGTGATGACACTGGATCCGTTGTGCGAGAACGTGGAGACGGCTCAGGGCGTGCCGCTGACCGTGACGGGCGTGGCCCAGTGCAAGATCATGAAG atgatgaatgtttattattttcatcatCAGGCCGACGAGCTGCTGGGCACAGCCAGCGAGCAATTCCTGGGCAAGAGCGTCAAGGAGATTAAGCAAACCATTTTGCAAACCCTGGAGGGTCACCTTCGTGCCATATTGG GAACGCTTACAGTCGAGGAGGTCTACAAAGATCGCGACCAGTTCGCAGCTCTGGTGCGCGAGGTGGCCGCACCTGATGTCGGCCGCATGGGCATCGAGATCTTGTCCTTTACCATCAAGGACGTCTACGACGATGTGCAGTATCTGGCCTCGCTGGGCAAGGCCCAGACCGCTGTGGTTAAGCGGGATGCCGATGCGGGCGTTGCGGAGGCAAATCGTGATGCCGGCATTCGGGAGGCCGAGTGCGAGAAGAGCGCCATGGATGTGAAGTACTCGACGGACACCAAGATCGAGGACAATACGCGCATGTACAAGCTGCAGAAGGCCAACTTCGATCAGGAGATCAACACGGCCAAGGCCGAGTCCCAGCTGGCCTACGAACTACAGGCGGCCAAGATACGCCAGCGCATCCGGAACGAGGAGATCCAAATCGAGGTCGTCGAGCGGCGCAAACAGATCGAGATCGAGTCGCAGGAAGTGCAGCGCAAGGATCGCGAACTTATCGGCACCGTCAAGCTGCCAGCCGAGGCCGAATCGTATCGTGTCCAGACCATTGCCCAGGGCAAGCA ATGCCAGACCATTGAGGGTGCACGGGCCGAGGCGGAGCGCATACGGAAGATCGGTTCCGCGGAGGCTCATGCCATTGAGCTGGTGGGCAAGGCGGAGGCGGAACGCATGCGGATGAAGGCGAATGTCTACAAGCAGTACGGCGATGCGGCCATCATGAATATAGTGCTGGAATCGTTGCCCAAG ATTGCCGCCGAGGTGGCCGCCCCATTGGCCAAGACGGATGAGATTGTGCTGATTGGTGGCAACGATAATGTGACCAACGATGTGACACGCCTCGTGGCACAGCTGCCTCCCTCGATCAATGCACTGACCGGGGTGGATCTGTCCAAGGTGCTGGCCAAGATACCCGGCGCCAAAGCGTGA
- the Flo2 gene encoding flotillin-2 isoform X3 — translation MGNIHTTGPNEALIVSGGCCGSTKKRTIVGGWAWAWWLVTDVQRLSLNVMTLDPLCENVETAQGVPLTVTGVAQCKIMKADELLGTASEQFLGKSVKEIKQTILQTLEGHLRAILGTLTVEEVYKDRDQFAALVREVAAPDVGRMGIEILSFTIKDVYDDVQYLASLGKAQTAVVKRDADAGVAEANRDAGIREAECEKSAMDVKYSTDTKIEDNTRMYKLQKANFDQEINTAKAESQLAYELQAAKIRQRIRNEEIQIEVVERRKQIEIESQEVQRKDRELIGTVKLPAEAESYRVQTIAQGKQCQTIEGARAEAERIRKIGSAEAHAIELVGKAEAERMRMKANVYKQYGDAAIMNIVLESLPKIAAEVAAPLAKTDEIVLIGGNDNVTNDVTRLVAQLPPSINALTGVDLSKVLAKIPGAKA, via the exons GTGGCTGCTGCGGCTCGACGAAGAAGCGAACGATCGTCGGCggctgggcctgggcctggtgGCTGGTGACGGACGTGCAGCGGCTCTCGCTGAATGTGATGACACTGGATCCGTTGTGCGAGAACGTGGAGACGGCTCAGGGCGTGCCGCTGACCGTGACGGGCGTGGCCCAGTGCAAGATCATGAAG GCCGACGAGCTGCTGGGCACAGCCAGCGAGCAATTCCTGGGCAAGAGCGTCAAGGAGATTAAGCAAACCATTTTGCAAACCCTGGAGGGTCACCTTCGTGCCATATTGG GAACGCTTACAGTCGAGGAGGTCTACAAAGATCGCGACCAGTTCGCAGCTCTGGTGCGCGAGGTGGCCGCACCTGATGTCGGCCGCATGGGCATCGAGATCTTGTCCTTTACCATCAAGGACGTCTACGACGATGTGCAGTATCTGGCCTCGCTGGGCAAGGCCCAGACCGCTGTGGTTAAGCGGGATGCCGATGCGGGCGTTGCGGAGGCAAATCGTGATGCCGGCATTCGGGAGGCCGAGTGCGAGAAGAGCGCCATGGATGTGAAGTACTCGACGGACACCAAGATCGAGGACAATACGCGCATGTACAAGCTGCAGAAGGCCAACTTCGATCAGGAGATCAACACGGCCAAGGCCGAGTCCCAGCTGGCCTACGAACTACAGGCGGCCAAGATACGCCAGCGCATCCGGAACGAGGAGATCCAAATCGAGGTCGTCGAGCGGCGCAAACAGATCGAGATCGAGTCGCAGGAAGTGCAGCGCAAGGATCGCGAACTTATCGGCACCGTCAAGCTGCCAGCCGAGGCCGAATCGTATCGTGTCCAGACCATTGCCCAGGGCAAGCA ATGCCAGACCATTGAGGGTGCACGGGCCGAGGCGGAGCGCATACGGAAGATCGGTTCCGCGGAGGCTCATGCCATTGAGCTGGTGGGCAAGGCGGAGGCGGAACGCATGCGGATGAAGGCGAATGTCTACAAGCAGTACGGCGATGCGGCCATCATGAATATAGTGCTGGAATCGTTGCCCAAG ATTGCCGCCGAGGTGGCCGCCCCATTGGCCAAGACGGATGAGATTGTGCTGATTGGTGGCAACGATAATGTGACCAACGATGTGACACGCCTCGTGGCACAGCTGCCTCCCTCGATCAATGCACTGACCGGGGTGGATCTGTCCAAGGTGCTGGCCAAGATACCCGGCGCCAAAGCGTGA
- the Eo gene encoding ecdysone oxidase: MRHARRQAADKLAALFLLPLLLAGAGGESFSDWPRRIEPPPNGASFDYIVVGAGSAGAIVASRLAEQPNVTVLLLEAGQEPPLEAEYHALSGRLHHDARYMWLDEAAPSSRCCQAMEPPHGCSWWHGRMLGGSGSINGNVYVPGSADNFHDWRWRLGLRGWDWPQVQLAYRQLQQRLQPSLFPLATSMQPLVELIYAASAELGVPPLQQPLLAGSSIGYTHLVPATIHQDRRASSARQYLARGQGSRSAGDNLQLLRGAEAQRLMLSAGAQRARGISYLHVASNRTLWAWSRRELVLSAGALNSPKLLLLSGIGPGPQLRRLGIKPRLQLASVGRNLHDHGMLPLYLRFTRTHTHTCAFNASDDRDDSDDSDASFAMMGFINTSAPACGMCRPDVHVAAHTLLPRGSVGSFAYLGFRPALIAAQRAALQQTAMLQIVGSLLLPRSRGHVELRSAEPRQPPLVRHCYARHATDRATLLRYVRYVQRLAETRAFRGCGLRLWLPPLPECDALPPDSDAYWLCHMRYMYVGAWHAVGSCRMAAAGDPRGVVDERLRVRGIRGLRVVDASVIPEITAGNTNAPTMMIAEQAARMIREDQLQLDRLHQSEQEEQAEHLRSNEVQQ, from the coding sequence ATGAGACACGCGCGTCGACAAGCTGCAGAcaaattggcagcactttttctgctgccgctgctgctggcaggaGCTGGCGGCGAGAGCTTCAGCGATTGGCCGCGCCGAATCGAGCCGCCGCCGAACGGCGCCAGCTTCGACTACATTGTGGTGGGCGCGGGCAGCGCGGGCGCCATTGTGGCCAGCCGGCTGGCGGAGCAGCCGAACGTGACCGTGCTGCTGTTGGAGGCGGGCCAGGAGCCGCCGTTGGAAGCGGAGTACCATGCGCTGAGCGGACGACTGCATCACGACGCACGCTACATGTGGCTGGACGAGGCGGCGCCAAGTTCGCGCTGCTGCCAGGCGATGGAGCCGCCGCACGGCTGCAGCTGGTGGCACGGACGCATGCTCGGCGGCAGCGGCTCCATCAATGGCAACGTCTATGTGCCCGGCAGTGCTGACAATTTCCACGACTGGCGCTGGCGGCTCGGCCTCCGCGGCTGGGACTGGCCGCAGGTGCAGCTTGCCTAccgccagctgcagcagcgtctGCAGCCCAGCCTGTTCCCGCTGGCGACCTCGATGCAGCCGCTCGTCGAGCTCATCTATGCCGCCAGCGCGGAGCTGGGCGTGCCGCCCCTGCAGCAGCCCCTGCTGGCGGGCAGCAGCATCGGCTACACGCACTTGGTGCCCGCCACCATACACCAGGATCGACGCGCCAGCAGCGCCCGGCAGTATCTGGCCCGTGGCCAAGGGTCGCGGTCCGCCGGCGACaacttgcagctgctgcgtggCGCCGAGGCGCAGCGTCTGATGCTCAGCGCCGGCGCGCAACGTGCGCGCGGCATCAGCTACCTTCACGTGGCGAGCAATCGTACGCTGTGGGCGTGGTCGCGCCGGGAGCTGGTGCTGAGCGCGGGCGCTTTGAACTCGcccaagctgctgctgctctccgGTATTGGGCCTGGGCCGCAGCTGCGCCGGCTGGGCATCAAGCCGCGCCTGCAGCTGGCGAGCGTGGGCCGGAATCTGCACGATCACGGCATGTTGCCGCTTTACCTGCGCTTcacgcgcacgcacacgcacacctgtGCCTTCAACGCCAGCGACGACAGAGACGACAGCGACGACAGCGACGCCAGCTTCGCCATGATGGGCTTCATCAACACGAGCGCGCCGGCCTGTGGCATGTGCCGGCCGGATGTGCACGTGGCGGCGCACACATTGCTGCCGCGCGGCAGCGTGGGTAGCTTTGCCTATCTGGGCTTTCGTCCGGCGCTGATCGCGGCGCAGCGTGCGGCACTGCAGCAGACGGCCATGCTGCAGATTGTGGGCTCCTTGCTGCTGCCGAGATCGCGCGGCCATGTCGAGCTGCGCAGCGCGGAGCCGCGGCAACCGCCGCTGGTGCGGCATTGCTATGCGCGGCATGCCACGGACCGTGCCACCTTGCTGCGCTACGTGCGTTACGTGCAGCGCCTGGCGGAGACGCGTGCCTTTCGCGGCTGCGGCCTGCGGTTGtggctgccgccgctgcccgAATGCGACGCCCTGCCGCCGGACTCCGACGCCTATTGGCTGTGCCACATGCGCTACATGTATgtgggggcgtggcatgcgGTCGGCAGCTGCCGCATGGCCGCCGCCGGCGATCCGCGCGGCGTCGTCGATGAGCGGCTGCGCGTGCGCGGCATCCGCGGCCTGCGCGTCGTCGACGCCAGCGTCATTCCGGAAATAACGGCGGGCAACACGAATGCGCCCACCATGATGATTGCCGAGCAGGCGGCGCGCATGATACGCGAggatcagctgcagctggaccGACTGCACCAGTCGGAGCAAGAGGAGCAAGCGGAACATCTACGGTCAAATGAGGTGCAGCAATGA